A window of the Lactuca sativa cultivar Salinas chromosome 5, Lsat_Salinas_v11, whole genome shotgun sequence genome harbors these coding sequences:
- the LOC111890760 gene encoding peroxiredoxin-2, with product MAPIAVGDTIPDGTLAYFDEQDQMQQVSVHSLAAGKKVVLFGVPGAFTPTCSMKHVPGFIEKSDELKSKGVEELLLISVNDPFVMKAWKKSYPETKNVKFLADGAAKYTYALGLELDLSEKGLGVRSRRFALLVDNLKVVAANIESGGEFTVSSADDILAAL from the exons ATGGCTCCGATTGCTGTTGGTGACACGATCCCCGACGGGACTCTTGCCTACTTCGATGAGCAAGATCAGATGCAACAGGTTTCCGTCCACTCTCTCGCCGCCGGCAAAAAGGTCGTTCTCTTTGGCGTCCCCGGCGCCTTCACTCCAACTTGCAG TATGAAGCATGTTCCTGGCTTCATTGAGAAATCCGATGAGCTTAAATCAAAAGGCGTAGAGGAGCTTCTGTTGATCAGCG TAAACGATCCTTTTGTGATGAAGGCATGGAAGAAGTCATACCCAGAGACAAAGAACGTGAAGTTTCTTGCTGATGGAGCTGCGAAATACACTTACGCACTTGGGTTGGAGCTTGATCTTTCAGAGAAAGGGCTTGGGGTTCGTTCACGAAGGTTTGCGTTGTTGGTGGATAACTTGAAGGTGGTGGCTGCAAACATTGAATCCGGTGGTGAATTCACAGTGTCCAGTGCAGATGATATCTTAGCTGCTCTGTAA